Below is a genomic region from Streptomyces ferrugineus.
TGAAGGACGTGCGGATCGTCGTCACCAACTGCAACACCACGCAGGAGATGACCGAGGAGATCGTACGAGGTGCCCGGGCCGCCGCAGGCCCGGGCACCACCGTGCTCGGACTGACCCCCGCCTGGGGACCGGAGTCGGCGGAGGGCTGGCTGGACAGCTACCTCTCGGCGGCGGCGGTGATGGACGCGCTGCGGACGTACGACGGTCCCGCGTACGACGCGGTCGTCATGGCAGGCTTCGGCGAGCACGGCCGGGAGGGCGTACGGGAGCTGGTGGACGTACCCGTCGTCGACATCACGGAGGCCGCCGCACACCTGGCCTGTCTGCTGGGGCGGCGCTACGGGGTGGTGACCACCCTGGAGCGGTCGTGCGGGCAGATCGAGGACAGCCTGGAGCTGGCCGGGGTCGGGCGGAACTGTGTCGCCGTGATCGGTACCGGGCTCGGGGTGCTGGAGCTGGAGGACGGCGAGCGTACGGAAGCCGCCTTTCTGACGGCTGCCGA
It encodes:
- a CDS encoding aspartate/glutamate racemase family protein, giving the protein MRIVVTNCNTTQEMTEEIVRGARAAAGPGTTVLGLTPAWGPESAEGWLDSYLSAAAVMDALRTYDGPAYDAVVMAGFGEHGREGVRELVDVPVVDITEAAAHLACLLGRRYGVVTTLERSCGQIEDSLELAGVGRNCVAVIGTGLGVLELEDGERTEAAFLTAAERARDAGAEVLVLGCAGMTGLQRVVAEKLGVPVVDGVGAAVKLAESLVELGLRTSRAGGYARPLPKRRAWGRDPGQGGHGAASRGHSG